The genomic interval AGACCTTCTATGGCTTGGCGCCAGCAACAACCAGATTACCAGCGTGCCCGCGACCTTGATGACGCAGCTAAGCCGCGAGTCCAGTGTTGATCTCGAGAATAATCCGCTGCCCGGGTTGGTGCAGACCAACCTGGCGACAGCCATGCATTCCGGGGACTATGCTGGCCCGCAGATCTTTTTCTCGATGGCCGAAGGGGGGCTGGAGGTTGAGCCGCGGCCCCTACAGGAGGTTGTCGCGGATTGGCTACAGCCCGACGCGGTGGTTGCCTGGCAGGGCTTCGCCCAAGAGCCGGGTGCCCAGGATTATGCACGTTTTCTCGACAGGCTACGGGGCACTGTGAACTCTAGAGACGACGCCTTCCGACAGGCGGTGGTCGACGATCTGCGGCAGGCGGCGGCCAGGCCGCAATTGCGCGAGCAGTTTTTCCAGCTGGCTTTTGCAGCGAGTGAGAGTTGCGAGGATCGCATTACTTTGACCTGGAACGGCATGCAGACTGCGCGCCTGAACGCTGACGTTGAGGACGGCGCCTACGACGGACGCCTCGACGAACTGCTCCAACACGGCCGTGTCATGTTCCGCTTGGAGGCGCTGAACGAGATCGCGCGCGAGACGGTCAATTCGCTCCGCCGTGCCGACCCGGAGGCCGACATCGACGAGATCGAGGTCTATCTTGCCTACCAGACCCAGCTGCGAGAGCCGCTGGAACTGCGGCACGTCGCTCCGGGCATGCGCTTCTTGAATGTCTCCCACGTCACCGAGGACGACGTTGCCAGGGCCGAGATGTCGGTCCGCAGGCAAGAGGCGACGGGCTTCGCGGACTATCTGGCTACGCGCTGGCAACCTTGGGAGAGCGTGGTGAGGCGTATCGCACCCCGAGAGGAAGCAGCGATGCAGGAGCGGCTCGTCGATGCGATGGACGAGGAGTTTCGAACTCGCTTGCAGCAACGGCTCGCCGACTATCACCTGACCGGCGACGACCCAGCATCCTCATCCACGCCCTGGCTGCACGATGCGGAGCGCCAGCTCGGAGCCGGGATCCGCAATGAGCTTGCCCGCGAGATCAAAACCGAGGTAATGCATCGGGTGCTCGCGGATCGTGGCCTTAGTCTATAAAGCCCGCCTTCGATTGCAGGGGTCGCAATTTCTGCCTTCCCTCGACCTGTCACGATCCGATCCGCCCTCAAACGAGAAAAGCGCCTTCTTCGACAAGATCGAGGAAGTCGCTTCCATTCGGACGATGCGCTAAGGGCCGGAAAAAGCCGCGGCGGAAGCGGGCATCCTCGCCGTCAGCGGCGCGCCTCAGTATCACTTGCGCGGCGGCCAAACGTACACGCGGCAGCGAAGGTAAAGACCCATCTGGCGCCCATTACGACCATGGAACTTGGTCTTCTGTTGTCAGGAGCGGGCGGACAGCACCTGACGTGGTGTGTTGGTGCGCCTAGTCGGCTGCCCGCCTTGCGGATATCGACTCGACCCGCCGAACACACGTACTGGATATTCTTGACGATGAATGGACTGGAGCATCGGCTCTATCCACTCTCCAAGGTTTCGTCTGTCCATCTTGCCGCGGATGATCTTCGGCATTGACGACGGGCAAAATCAGCCATTGCCAATGGGCGGCGATTTTTTCGCCGGCCTGAGCTAACCGGATGCGCGCGCCGCAACCCTCTTGGATTGCGGCCGACCCGCCGGATCAGAACATTGCCGCCTAACAGCAAATTCCTTTCCCATCGCGGCGGCGTCATGCGTCCCACGCCACCGCGCCGCGCTACGCCCGTATTTTGATCAAGAAGTCGTTGACCTGTCCCTCCAACGAACCAAGATTCTTGCTCAGCTCTTGGACGTTATCAACGACCTGGCCCGCCGATGAGCCAGAGGCGCGCGATGCATCATTCAGTCGGTCAATATCGCGGGATGCCTCGCCCATATCCGAACTAATGAGTGTGATGCTCTTCGAGATGTCATTTGTGACAATCGATTGCTCTTCTATCGCAGCCGATATGCTGCTCGATATTTCGCGCATCCTGTCTATGATCCCAGCGATGTCAGCCATCGCCGAAGTCGTCAGCCCTGTCCTTTCCCGAATGGCAAGAATCTGAGCATCAACCTCGCTCGTCGCCTTTGCTGCCTGCGCCGCAAGATTCTTTACTTCGCTTGCCACCACTGCAAAACCTCTGCCCGCCTCGCCAGCTCGCGCTGCCTCAATCGTCGCGTTGAGCGCCAGCAAATTGGTTTGTGAGGCTATTCCCTCGATGAGTTGGACGACGCTGCTGATCTTCGTAACCGACGCAACGAGCTCGTTGAGTGTTGCTTCAGCGTGGACAGTCTTATCCCGTGCAGATAGCGAAATGTTCGCCGCGGTCGAGACCTGCCTCCTGATCTCAGAGATTGAAGCCGAGAATTCTTGGGCAGCTGACGCAACGGCGCTCGAGTTTTCCTCCGTCTTTTTCACGATCCCGGTCATGCCCTCAGTGCGAAGGCAAACATCGTCCGTGGATGACCTAATTGTCAACGAGACTGTTTGCATGTTCCTTATGGAGCTCGCCACAACATCGACAACCCGCGACACATCGTTTTCGAAATTGTTCGCAAGGCTCAACCGCTCCTCGCGCATGCGGACCAGATCAGTTATGTCCTGCCAACCACTCACCACTATCGGGCGGCCTTCGAAGTTGGAAACGACAAGACTTGTTCTGACCGGAATGGAAGTCTGATCTTTGCGGCGAAGCCACCACTCGATTGCGACATGGCCTGCTTCCATCACCGCTTTATTGGTCTCTTCGAACATCTGCGCAACGCTCTTGCCGTTCGGCTGCGGATCAAGCGAAAGCGAGGCAAGTGCCAGCCCTCTCATTTCTTGTCTATTAGAAAAGCCAAGTATATGAGCTGCTGCATCGTTGCTCAGGACGCAGCTGTCGGCGTCGAAAACTACGATACCATCTTTAAGCGACTCAAACGCATTGATGGCCATCCTATCGTCCAAAGTTGGTTCTGCGGTCTCCGTTCGCGTCGATGTCGCGAACGAAAGAACCAGCATCAATCCACCAACCAGCAGCCCGCTCCAGAAGTGAATTGACAACACGTCCGTATTGGCAGCCACAGTTGCGGCGGGGACAGACAACACCAGCGCGAGATTAGATATTCGATTGTGCCACATCGGCGCCCCAAACTGCGGTTGACCCTAATGCAAGTGGATATATCGATTCTCGATTAAAACTCTGTTTCAGAGAGAAACGACCTATCGGCATGCTGACACACGCGAATACGCTTACCGAAGTCGAGGACAAGAAAATGCTTGGACTGCGATCAAATCGACGTTCAGCCAAGAAAAAGTACTTCGTTTTCCGCAATCGACACGTCGATAATATGCCTATCTGTTGCTCGGGCGGCTCGACAAGCGGACATCAGTGATACCCAGGAATCATCATTCCAACAGCGCGCACATACGAGAGTATGCTGACCTATACGTAGGTATGGTCGGAGCTAAGCGATTCATACATTCCATGAGAAGCGCCGAACCGTGACGGAAAACGGAGTGCGGCTGTCCGACCCCAGCGTGTCCGCCCCCACAAAGTTCTTTATGTCTACGGCGGCGCGCAACTAGCCCGTTCGCAGAATTGAGTGCATTGGGCACTGGGTGCCGTTCTCCTCGCTTTCTTTTGGAGCGGCGCAAAACCAATCCGGACCCGATCGGTCGGCTTGCCGGAGCTCGCAAGAATGAGTTCGAGCGTCATGCGCGGTATGTGCCACAATGCAAATGCGTGCCCGAAAGAAAGGCCGCCAAATGGCGGCCCAAGAAAGTCGGACTTCGCGCTAGTCAAAAGATCACGTCCAGAAAAACAGCCCCGGGTGAAACAGATAACGATGCAAACCAGATGTCCGGTGCGGAAACGCTACGACATTTCGCCGACGGACAGCAATATCATTTGTTCTGTTCCTACCGAGAATGGCAGGGGCTGCGGCCTCGGCCAGGCTGTGTCGAGCAGCTTCATGTGGAGCTGTAGGGCAAAAGGCCGCGTGGCATTGGCTTGATGGAAGCTTGGCGAATGCGGCGCTCGCTGCGCGAGCTCGTCCGTGATATCGGCAGTGGCAATCGCACAACCAGGCCAGGCCGGCTTGTACGGCCGAGATCAGCGTACCGCCGTTGCTGCCATAGCGCTTTCGAATCGCGATGATGTGAGCGAGTGCTTGTGAACCCCGATTGCGAGGAGATCGTTGGGAGCGGCGTCGTGTGGATCCCCGTTCGGGGCGACCCGCGTTCAGAATTGCGTGCTATCTGCCAGGACCATCTGATCCCGACCCTGCTCGTCTGTAAGCCTGAAGCAACTGCTCGATCGGGATTCGGTCGGCGGATCAGGGCCGTCTCGTCATGCTCGCTCTGTGACGGGACTGCGTCGCAAGCGAGCCGAGTACGAAGGTATCGGTGGGACCATCGGACCACGAGGACCAACCGTCAGAGTTCGGCTAGCGCGTCGCGCTTCAGACAAGTTGTCGGGAATTGAACCAGGCGAGATCATCGTTGGCAAACCAAACGGCTAGAGATTTCCACATGCAATCGCTCTTGAGCGCGTCCCAATTCGTCTAAGGATTGGTACGGCGCCTGCTTATCGAGAGGGGGAGCCACGTCTTCAAGCGCCGGCGGTCGAATATATTCGCCTGTAATGGGTCCCGGGACATCGGTTCTTCAACAAGAGGGGCTGATAACATGTCCGGTGTTGCCACTGCGTTTCTGTGCTCTTCAAGCAATTCCACGAGCGACGGTCTATGATCGGCTCAAGCACATGGTTCCGAAGCTTGCCCTTCGTGGGCAGGCGGGAATCGGCGTCGCAACTTTCATGCACAAGCAAGGTCTTTGATGCGCGAGAGCGCTTCAGACATCATGCGATTCTTTACGCATTGAGCATGATGAATTGGATCCAAATGTTAAACAACCCCATGTTGCCATCGCTCATATCCTAGCCGAAGCCTACTCCGCGATGGCGGCGACCTATCGCGGGCCCCTCGGCGTCAGTCGTCTCTGGGAACTGCCACAAAAGCTGGGCTATCCCGGCCTGACCAGGGAGCAGGGTGACAATCCCATGCCCGATCCTTTTCCTTGAGATTCGAAGGACGGCGGTGAGATCCGATAGACCAACATGGGATGACCGGGTCTAGGGCACCGAGGACCTGGGCCTGATCCGGGAGGCATTCCACGAGAACTCCAAATTCACGACCGTAGACGATGCGCTTCCCAACTACGTCGTCGTCGATTGGACGACTCTGATGAAGAATGCGTTAGCCTACGATGCTTCGCGGCCATTCCCCTGCGGCGATCGGCATTTTTGCCGCTCTTCAGGCTCGGCTTGGGCGAAGCGATCTTGGCGCGGCACCCCCCAAGCGGCATCACGCCCGCGAGCGCCCCACCTGAACTCTATAAGCTCTTCGTCTTGATCTGCGGGACGCCTGTTCTTGCGATCAGCTCGAGACCCAGATCCCGCGGGGACGAGGAATTCGGGGGCAAGGTCAAGGCCAGCTTCCGCGTCGGCGACCGCACCTACGGCCCCCACGTCCGACGCACGCACGTTATCCTGCGCAGCACTCGGAGGAGCGTCGTCGTCAGGTTCTCGACAGCTATCGATCATAGCAAGGTCTCCAGGGCGAAATCATTGCTGCGATCGCAATGCAAGAACGCTGGAGCGCGTGGTCGGGATACTAGGACGCGGCATGTTGGGGTGTTCACGCGAATCTTTGCTCGGCTCCGATGCAGTCGACTCGATTCCGCAACAAATTAGAACCGACCCCAGGCTCAAATTGGCCTATAATCCGAAAGTGAGAACGAGTGGAGTTCCCATCAACGAACTGGGTGCGCCAACAATCGGGCAGTGCAGACCCGCAAGAGAGCTCACCGGCTCCGTCCGCAGATGCGGCGGCCTTTGAGCAGCAGCTGAGCGAGATCGGCAATTCAGGCAGCCGCGTGCTGATGCTGTCGCCCATTCATCAACTGGGCGCATCGCCATCGGAGGCTCAGCCCATCATGCAAGGGAGCGGGCCAGAAGACGCGCCAGCATCGCATAGTGGAGGCGGTGGAGCGATGGAGGCCGCCTCGGCGCTGCAGCGGAGTCAGTCAACTGGGGTTTTGGCGGGTGGCAGCAAGCGCCCTGTTTATCCCCAGGATGCCTTCATTATTTTGAGACTTGAGTCAGCCCTCATAAAAGGGGGAGCTGCGAAACGCACCGCAGGGAACAATGTAAGTAATCTTCTCACTTTGGACCGTTGGCTCTTTGAGAATAAGAAGGAGGCTATTGCTTCCCGGCTTGATAACGAGTCGCTGGCCGCTGATGTCGCCGAGTTCATAGGAAAGGGTGGCACCAAAAAGGTTCGCAAGGCGCTAGACCATCTCCGCACCTCCGAGTTATCGGGCGGAGTCGTGCCGATCACAGGCCTCGCCGACTTGACTCCATATCCCGAGGACGCGGTTCTCATCAAGGAGTATAAAAACGAAGAACGGACACCTACCGCCCGGAACTATGCAACTGCTCTTAGCAGGTTCAGTGACTACCTGCGTGAAAAGAACAAACGCAGCATTGCGGGTCGGCTTTCCGATAAATCGCTGGACGAAGATATCCGCGCCTACAAGAAAGGGCCCGTTCGTGACCCGCAGATCGGGTCCGCACTGGCGCGTCTCCGAAAGTCCCGAGCGGGCGCCCAAGCGATGGAACTCGAGCGTCAGGTGCTCCCAGCTCCTTTGAAAGACGCGATCCTGATGGAGTCGCCACCCGTTGGGGACGCCGCTGCGCAGCCCAGCGCATCGGAGCGAGCCATCCAGTGGCCAGAGGTCCTTCGTGCGGAAGGGCACGATGGGGATCTAGCTTCGGGCACGATGGACGAAGCCGGCCCCTCGTCGTCTCCCGAGTCAACCGCGCAAGACGGAGCATCGCCAGGGGAGACGCCGCTCATCATGCAAGGGAGTGCGCCAGAAGACACGCCAGCGTCTCATGGTGGAGACGGTGGAGCGATGTTGGGCGCCTCGGTGCTGCAGCCGGGCGAGTCAACTGGGGTTTACGTCGATGGCAGCATGCGCCCTCTTTATTCCGATGACGCATCCCTTATCGTGGGGCTTGAGGAGACCATCGTTGGGTCCAATGGAGAACATCTTCTCAACTTGGCTCGTTGGCTCTTTGCAAACAACAGGCCCGGCATTGCTGCTCGGTTGCACGACGACTCACTCAGCCAGGATGTCGAAGAGTTCGAGAGGAGCTATGGTTCATCGTCCGTCGTTACGGCCTTAGCTTTTCTCAAGGCTCCTCGGTCGACGGAAGTGGTGCCGCCGCGCGTGAAACGCGCTGTTCTGAATCCTTATCCCGATGATGCGGCGCTCATCAACCAATACAAAGCAGCGCCTGCGCAAGGGATCACTCAAGATACCGCCAAGAGCTACGCAACTCTTCTTGCCGACTTCAGTAACTATCTGCGGAACAAGATCAAGGCGGGCATTGCTACTCGGCTTACCAACCGGTCGCTGCATGAACTAGATAAGGATGTCGAGGGCTATAAGGACTCCGGTGGTAAACGGAAGATCCGTACCGCACTCTCTCATTTCCTAAAATCGCCGGCGGTCGCCCGAGCGATGGGGCTTGAGCGCCAGCTTCCCTCCCGACCTGAACGTGCGGTCGTGACAGAGCCGAGATTCGTCGGAGATGATGCTACGCAGCACAGCGCATCGCTGGGAGCTGTCAGCGGGGCGGAGATCCTCCCTACGGAGGAGCACGATCAGAATTTGACTTGGGAGATGATGGACGAAGCGTCGTCGACGCTTGAGCCAACCGCGCAACTCACTGCGTCACCACCGGCGACCCAGCCCATCATGCAGGCGGGTGCGCATGAATACACTCGCGCGTCGCCGGAACGCGGTGGGACGATTCCCGGGGCTTCCGCGCTGCAGCCGGGCCAGTCGCCTTGGGCTTTCGTAGGTCTGATCGGAGATCCTCTATATTCCCGGGACGCGTCCCTTATCGAGGGACTAAGACCAGCGCTCATCAAGCGCGGCTTCAAGCCCCGCAGCATCAGGGACAATGTCAATGCTCTTCTCAGATTGGGGCGTTGGCTCCTTAAAAACAACAAGCCGGAAATTGCTGCTCGGCTTAACCACGAGTCGCTGGATGAAGATACCAAGGCATTCGACAAGACTCGGAACCGGTCCATCCTTACGGCATTAGGTCATCTTCGGGCATCCAAGTTGGAAAGCGGAAGCAAGCCGATCGCAAGCCGCGCTGACTGGAATCCCTATGATGATGATGCGGCCCTTATTAGAGAATACAAAGCGACCGTCATCAAGAACCGCAAAACTGCGAACAAATACGCAACCGCTCTTAACAGTTTCAGTGAGTACCTTCGCAAGGGCAACAAACCGGGATTTGCCGCTCGGCTTTCCAATAAGTCGTTGGATGAAGATGTCACGAGCTATCGGAACGAGCCCGGCAGCAATCCGAAGATCCGTGCTGCACTGTCTCACTTACGAGAATCGGCGGCAGGCGCCCGAGCAATCGAGCTCGAGGAGCCGGCTGCGCACCCTGGCGACGCGGCTGACGGTGACGAGTCCTTGGGTCCTTTCAACGGGTCCCGCGACCACAATCACTTTCCGGACGAACTGATGGGTTGGAGCAATCTCCATCCAAGCGAGGAAGTCCTCATCAACAACGAGCAAGACACCCCGGAGGTGAGACCAGCGGAGAGACTGGGTGCTTTGAACAATTCGCAAGGCCTTCCCAGTGAGCGCCAGCTCAGCGAGAGCGATAACTTAGGCGGTCGTGTGCCGCAGGCCTCCACACACGATGTGGATGCAGCATTGCCTGAGGTGCAACCCATGACGCATGCAAGCGCGTACGAATACTCCACCCTATCGCATGCTGCAGGCGAGCGGATCGAGTTCCCCGCCGAGTTGAAGGGACGTTCTCGTCGCGGATCCCGTGCTGACTTGGGGCCTAGCACGCGCCCGATTCATCCTGAGGATTCGTCTTTCATCTCAGGGCTTAAGGAAGCAATGGTTCTGGCAAATTACCAGGAGACTACCGCAGATGCCAATGTACGTGCTCTTCGCCGGCTGAGCCATTGGCTCTTGGTCAGCGAGAAGCCGGCCATCAACGTTCGGCTTGAGAACAAATCGCTGGATCAGGATGCTGCGAAGTCCGGTGATCGCTTCATCGGTGTAGCACTAGCTCATCTTCGGGAGTTCAAGTCGCCCCGCGGAATTGCTCCAATCGCACGGCGAGGTAAGGGGGCGGGGGAGTCCGCAGCGCAGCGCAGCGCCTCGCAGGGGCCTTTCAGTTGGCCCGAGGAGCTGCCCCCGGGGGAGGATGATCAGGATGTTCCCGAGGAAGCCTTAAGCTGGCCAGAGGAGCTCGCTTGGGAGAGTAATCATCAAATGTCTCTCGAGCCATCTGCGCACGAGCGCCACGCGCGCGATCCCAGCGAGGCTTTTCACGCCTTGAACTGGGGCCGTGAGCACCAGCAGGCGACAGATGGGCTGCTGCATGGGCTTGACATCAACAATCTCCCACCAGATGAGGAGGTGCTCATCAATTATGAGCAGAGAACGGTGGAGTTCACAGCAGCGAAGAGGCAGAGGATATTAAGTCCGCAACGTCTCGACACGATCTGGCAGCCGGCCAGGGCAGTCAGGCCCAATGCAGGAGCGGTTGACGATTGTCTCTATCCCGGCGACGCGGATCTCATCAAGAAGTACAAAATGCAAGCTGCGACTGAGGGTACGTCAGGTACAGCTAACATCTATGCGTCCATGCTCAGCGAGTTCAGTCGCTACCTCCGCCGAAACAACAAGCACGGCATTGATGCCCAACTTAACGACCCGTCGCTCAATGAACTGGATCAAGATGCCAGGCTATATAGAGGGGCCGGAGGTTACAGAGCTATCAGCGCAGCGCTGGCTCATCTCCGGAACGGAGCGAGCAAACGTCTTCCCGCTCCTTTTTACGTTGCGGACGGGTCTCTAATTGCAGGGCTTGAGCCCGTACTCATCGACGCGGGGTATGAGGCGAGCACGGCCAAAACCCAATATGTTCATCCTCTTCGCAGATTCAGCCAGTGGCTATTTGCAAACAACAAGTCGGGACTCGCTGCTCGGCTCAACGAAGAGTCGATAGACAACGATGCAGCGGAATTCGAAAAAGGTCGGAAGAATCGGGTCCTTCCTACGGCTCTAGATCGTCTCCGGAACTCCCAGTCCGAGGGCGGAATAGCATGGATCACAGTCCGCTCGAGAGACGTTGAGAGCGTCGCTCCGGAGCACAATTGGCCAGAGGAGCTCCCCCCGGAAGGTGACGATCAGGATCTGCTTGGGGAGATAGAGGAGGAAAGCCGGCCGTACGAAAGGACCACCCTTGAGCAGACACAGGAGGTAGAACAGGCTCGACCGTCGGAATCCGCTAGGTCCAGCTCAACCTGGTCGCCACAGATGCCGTTTGACCTTGATTGGAGTCTTTGGCCGGCTTGGGAAGCCGCGCCATCATTGCCTATCGCGGCTCAATCGCCGTCCACACCGCACGAGCTGCGTGACGATGCTCACTATGCGTTTCCGCGCACGCCGTCCTCCGGTGCGCCGGCCGGAACTTGGGATCCGACAGCCTCGATCCACGGCTCCAGCGGGCGGCTGCTCGAGGACCTGGAATGGTTGGGCGATGAGCATATCGGGGCGGATTACGCACTCCTGTTGCAGGAGTTGCAGAGGGACAATCCGGATCTGGCGGCCCGGACTCGATTCGTGGAGCCCGCGACAGCCCATGTGCTGCGAAGGACCCTGAACGAGGACGTCCTCCTGGAAAACCTGCAGGGGATCGTCAACGACCAGGATGGCAACGATACCGCCCGCTTCGTGTTTATGCCAGTGAACGACGATGAGGACAATGGCGGCCGCCATTGGTCCTTGCTGCTCCTTGATCGCGGCGCGCCGGAAGGGCCGGTTGCCTATCACTACGACTCCGCCGAGGGGCGCAATCACACCTATGCAGCAAAGCTCGCAGAAGTGCTGCATGCCCGCCTGGAGCAATCCCGAATGGCCCAGCAGCAGAACAGTTGCGATTGCGGCGTCTACGTGGTGGATGGCACGCGAGAGCTGGTTAGCCAATTGTCGCAAGGGCAACGGCCGGAGCTGCTAAACCTCGACAACCTCGTCGCGGATCGGCGGGCACTCCAAAACCGTCTCAGAGCTGACTGCGGCACAGCTAATGCGCGCTCCCAATTCGCAA from Bradyrhizobium arachidis carries:
- a CDS encoding NEL-type E3 ubiquitin ligase domain-containing protein translates to MNAERAQLGADTSSEASDSENCEPGSPAAARWGDALTDARASAANPASSQDQVLARWAAEEGRDADEDRQQAVSRTMAWQQEGDLNETLDLSSLSLTALPVPLPTGLRRLNVDDNQLNSVTDNLPVGLQRLYASNNRLTSLPELPAALRRLYAISNGLTCMPANLPRGLRRLNVTNNQLTNLPVLPADLRELDASGNRLTSLPDLPAGLERLNVDYNQLANLPEPLPAGLEWLSANNNQLSSLPASVPPDLLWLGASNNQITSVPATLMTQLSRESSVDLENNPLPGLVQTNLATAMHSGDYAGPQIFFSMAEGGLEVEPRPLQEVVADWLQPDAVVAWQGFAQEPGAQDYARFLDRLRGTVNSRDDAFRQAVVDDLRQAAARPQLREQFFQLAFAASESCEDRITLTWNGMQTARLNADVEDGAYDGRLDELLQHGRVMFRLEALNEIARETVNSLRRADPEADIDEIEVYLAYQTQLREPLELRHVAPGMRFLNVSHVTEDDVARAEMSVRRQEATGFADYLATRWQPWESVVRRIAPREEAAMQERLVDAMDEEFRTRLQQRLADYHLTGDDPASSSTPWLHDAERQLGAGIRNELAREIKTEVMHRVLADRGLSL
- a CDS encoding methyl-accepting chemotaxis protein, producing the protein MWHNRISNLALVLSVPAATVAANTDVLSIHFWSGLLVGGLMLVLSFATSTRTETAEPTLDDRMAINAFESLKDGIVVFDADSCVLSNDAAAHILGFSNRQEMRGLALASLSLDPQPNGKSVAQMFEETNKAVMEAGHVAIEWWLRRKDQTSIPVRTSLVVSNFEGRPIVVSGWQDITDLVRMREERLSLANNFENDVSRVVDVVASSIRNMQTVSLTIRSSTDDVCLRTEGMTGIVKKTEENSSAVASAAQEFSASISEIRRQVSTAANISLSARDKTVHAEATLNELVASVTKISSVVQLIEGIASQTNLLALNATIEAARAGEAGRGFAVVASEVKNLAAQAAKATSEVDAQILAIRERTGLTTSAMADIAGIIDRMREISSSISAAIEEQSIVTNDISKSITLISSDMGEASRDIDRLNDASRASGSSAGQVVDNVQELSKNLGSLEGQVNDFLIKIRA
- a CDS encoding C48 family peptidase, with protein sequence MEFPSTNWVRQQSGSADPQESSPAPSADAAAFEQQLSEIGNSGSRVLMLSPIHQLGASPSEAQPIMQGSGPEDAPASHSGGGGAMEAASALQRSQSTGVLAGGSKRPVYPQDAFIILRLESALIKGGAAKRTAGNNVSNLLTLDRWLFENKKEAIASRLDNESLAADVAEFIGKGGTKKVRKALDHLRTSELSGGVVPITGLADLTPYPEDAVLIKEYKNEERTPTARNYATALSRFSDYLREKNKRSIAGRLSDKSLDEDIRAYKKGPVRDPQIGSALARLRKSRAGAQAMELERQVLPAPLKDAILMESPPVGDAAAQPSASERAIQWPEVLRAEGHDGDLASGTMDEAGPSSSPESTAQDGASPGETPLIMQGSAPEDTPASHGGDGGAMLGASVLQPGESTGVYVDGSMRPLYSDDASLIVGLEETIVGSNGEHLLNLARWLFANNRPGIAARLHDDSLSQDVEEFERSYGSSSVVTALAFLKAPRSTEVVPPRVKRAVLNPYPDDAALINQYKAAPAQGITQDTAKSYATLLADFSNYLRNKIKAGIATRLTNRSLHELDKDVEGYKDSGGKRKIRTALSHFLKSPAVARAMGLERQLPSRPERAVVTEPRFVGDDATQHSASLGAVSGAEILPTEEHDQNLTWEMMDEASSTLEPTAQLTASPPATQPIMQAGAHEYTRASPERGGTIPGASALQPGQSPWAFVGLIGDPLYSRDASLIEGLRPALIKRGFKPRSIRDNVNALLRLGRWLLKNNKPEIAARLNHESLDEDTKAFDKTRNRSILTALGHLRASKLESGSKPIASRADWNPYDDDAALIREYKATVIKNRKTANKYATALNSFSEYLRKGNKPGFAARLSNKSLDEDVTSYRNEPGSNPKIRAALSHLRESAAGARAIELEEPAAHPGDAADGDESLGPFNGSRDHNHFPDELMGWSNLHPSEEVLINNEQDTPEVRPAERLGALNNSQGLPSERQLSESDNLGGRVPQASTHDVDAALPEVQPMTHASAYEYSTLSHAAGERIEFPAELKGRSRRGSRADLGPSTRPIHPEDSSFISGLKEAMVLANYQETTADANVRALRRLSHWLLVSEKPAINVRLENKSLDQDAAKSGDRFIGVALAHLREFKSPRGIAPIARRGKGAGESAAQRSASQGPFSWPEELPPGEDDQDVPEEALSWPEELAWESNHQMSLEPSAHERHARDPSEAFHALNWGREHQQATDGLLHGLDINNLPPDEEVLINYEQRTVEFTAAKRQRILSPQRLDTIWQPARAVRPNAGAVDDCLYPGDADLIKKYKMQAATEGTSGTANIYASMLSEFSRYLRRNNKHGIDAQLNDPSLNELDQDARLYRGAGGYRAISAALAHLRNGASKRLPAPFYVADGSLIAGLEPVLIDAGYEASTAKTQYVHPLRRFSQWLFANNKSGLAARLNEESIDNDAAEFEKGRKNRVLPTALDRLRNSQSEGGIAWITVRSRDVESVAPEHNWPEELPPEGDDQDLLGEIEEESRPYERTTLEQTQEVEQARPSESARSSSTWSPQMPFDLDWSLWPAWEAAPSLPIAAQSPSTPHELRDDAHYAFPRTPSSGAPAGTWDPTASIHGSSGRLLEDLEWLGDEHIGADYALLLQELQRDNPDLAARTRFVEPATAHVLRRTLNEDVLLENLQGIVNDQDGNDTARFVFMPVNDDEDNGGRHWSLLLLDRGAPEGPVAYHYDSAEGRNHTYAAKLAEVLHARLEQSRMAQQQNSCDCGVYVVDGTRELVSQLSQGQRPELLNLDNLVADRRALQNRLRADCGTANARSQFAM